A segment of the Arachis hypogaea cultivar Tifrunner chromosome 5, arahy.Tifrunner.gnm2.J5K5, whole genome shotgun sequence genome:
TCACTGAGAGTTAGACGCTTATTACCATATTCATCCTCAGATATCCCTATATCGCTGCATGGATAACTTCCATCATAATACACATTGGGACAATAGTAAAATTTATATGCATCCTCGTACTTCTCAATCTTGAACCAATCCGCCAGTGTCTCCTTTCCAGGATTTCCCATTGCGCCACCAAGGGTCACGAACTTTTGTGTGGCCGAAGAATCATAATCCTTAAGCATCCACACCGATGAATCGGAACATACTTCATCGGTTCCCGGGTCCAAGAAGTAAATATTGAGATCAGTGTGAACACGAATAACGCCTTTCTTCTCATTAACGGGTGAAAGATATAATGGCAGGGGACCATTGGAAGAATCTCCGCCTACAACGTAAAATGGACAACTTTGATTAACACTGCCAATGGAAACACCTCCGTTATAAGGGTACGAAGCAGGAATAACATTATAAGCGACATTAGTTCGGACCTTTTTGCCGGAGGTGTCCAGCACTGGCTCCGGGGCAGACGCAGCTGCCCCGGGAAGTGGCTTTGTGCTCAAGGCAATGGCAAGGACAACCAATAATGCTAGCAATAAtgtcatcttcattattgttctTTGATTTGTTGTATAATATGAAGCTTTTTTACTTGTGATGATAATAGCATAGAAGAGTGTAAGATATTTATAGGGTGTGAAGATGGGTGGAATCTATGGACTATGTATATCAATTAATGTTCCAACGATAGACATGGATTTCAACTCATACATGTACAGctaccaaataaataaataaaaaaataatatgatgtTATAAGTCTAGtaccaatatttttattaaaatttggttagtatttaattaataaaaaaataaataattacacatTATTAGATATAGTTTCACATTattaaaaacactaataataattaaaattaagtacgattttgatctCTAGGATATAGGTTAAAAATTTtgttcgtttttaattttttttgtatacaaaATTGTTCTTAAGGTTTAAAATCAagttttaaaatcatcattttaacttaaattttaaaattttgaatcaaattacccataacaaaaaaattaaaaaataaagaaaaagagaaaaagatgttTCTGCTTCTGTA
Coding sequences within it:
- the LOC112801845 gene encoding miraculin-like, producing the protein MKMTLLLALLVVLAIALSTKPLPGAAASAPEPVLDTSGKKVRTNVAYNVIPASYPYNGGVSIGSVNQSCPFYVVGGDSSNGPLPLYLSPVNEKKGVIRVHTDLNIYFLDPGTDEVCSDSSVWMLKDYDSSATQKFVTLGGAMGNPGKETLADWFKIEKYEDAYKFYYCPNVYYDGSYPCSDIGISEDEYGNKRLTLSDVPYKVWFQHA